A single genomic interval of Macadamia integrifolia cultivar HAES 741 chromosome 6, SCU_Mint_v3, whole genome shotgun sequence harbors:
- the LOC122082650 gene encoding MND1-interacting protein 1-like isoform X1 yields the protein MILSQVSASTLISLSLSLKFLLSLSCPSKTQISLQLRPKRRTGFSSNREKHLGSSRKSRSMKLDIDNHHPDRAGLAATLHEFGLKIPDHRFSDDGEHHRNPNLNLSSNYDEGGWGYCTEDQLEELLLKNLEFLYNEAIAKLVALGYDEDVALKAILCNGHCYGSMDVLTNILHNSLAYLNSSCSSNNGNSDEPESLFVDLRQLEEYSLAGMVCLLQQVRPHLSKGDAMWCLLMSDLHVGRASTMEIPVLPTSNADSSPTIGDAETVNNHTIGISPGLCKFHGGWGYGGGGSCDVPVYGGFASCFGTTLTKDIECPKRFNLSPSMKSLLKRNVAMFAAGFRANTKATMVQTQVQSQSCPSSLSNAEPTGVVSGSEVQSEYLEEPQDLQNSDVVNSVLSSLGNLSLDDKPDGGSVDQKNEVILNLIHQIRELEGQVKERKEWAHQKAMQAARKLGNDLTELKTLRMEREETQILKKGKQALDDPYMKRHSEMENALRKASGQVDRANAAVRRLETENAEIRAEMEASKLSASESVTTCLEVAKREKKCLKRLLAWEKQKAKLQEEVAEEKQKISQLQQQLLLIKGTHKETDWKWRQELKAKELALAQAEEERRSKDAAEVSVKRKREALQRKIEIDFQRHKDDIQRLEQELSRLKASEESTQLNCSSNTSCTGDYESAKSQKELSARMLQELNKLQDSSDKEDNFDRGCFICMKDEVSVVFLPCAHQVLCANCNEEYFKKTKATCPCCRVQIEQRIRVYGASS from the exons ATGATCCTTTCTCAAGTCTCAGCCTCCAcgttgatctctctctctctctctctcaaatttctCCTCTCTTTGTCTTGTCCCAGTAAGACTCAAATCTCTCTGCAACTCAGACCGAAGCGAAGAACGGGTTTCTCATCTAATCG AGAGAAGCATCTTGGAAGCAGTCGGAAATCTCGATCGATGAAACTTGATATCGATAACCATCATCCGGACAGAGCCGGGCTAGCCGCTACCTTGCATGAATTCGGCCTGAAAATACCTGATCATAGGTTCTCCGATGATGGTGAACACCACAGAAATCCTAATCTTAATCTTAGCTCTAATTACGATGAGGGTGGTTGGGGTTACTGTACTGAAGACCAATTAGAAGAACTACTGTtgaagaatcttgaatttttatataatgAAGCTATTGCGAAACTAGTTGCCCTTGGATATGATGAAGATGTTGCCTTGAAAGCAATCCTCTGTAATGGGCATTGCTATGGTAGCATGGATGTTCTAACAAACATCCTCCACAACTCACTTGCTTATCTGAATAGCAGCTGTAGCAGTAACAATGGTAATTCTGATGAACCTGAATCGCTTTTTGTGGATTTGAGGCAACTTGAAGAGTACTCTTTGGCGGGTATGGTCTGCCTGCTTCAGCAGGTTCGACCACATTTGAGTAAAGGGGATGCTATGTGGTGTCTCCTCATGAGTGATCTCCATGTGGGCAGAGCTAGCACCATGGAGATCCCAGTCCTGCCTACCTCTAATGCTGATAGTAGTCCTACTATTGGTGATGCTGAAACTGTAAATAATCACACCATTGGGATTTCCCCTGGGCTCTGTAAATTTCATGGAGGTTGGGGTTATGGAGGTGGAGGATCTTGTGATGTTCCTGTTTATGGGGGGTTCGCTTCATGTTTTGGAACTACATTGACAAAAGATATTGAGTGTCCGAAAAGGTTTAATCTATCCCCATCGATGAAGTCTCTGTTGAAAAGGAATGTTGCGATGTTTGCAGCAGGATTCCGGGCCAACACAAAAGCAACTATGGTACAAACTCAGGTGCAGTCACAGTCTTGTCCTAGCTCTTTGTCAAATGCTGAACCCACGGGGGTTGTATCTGGTTCTGAAGTCCAATCTGAATATCTTGAGGAGCCTCAAGATTTGCAGAACTCGGATGTGGTGAACTCTGTGTTGAGTAGCTTGGGTAACTTGAGTCTTGATGATAAGCCAGATGGTGGCTCAGTTGATCAGAAGAATGAGGTGATCCTGAATCTAATCCATCAGATTAGGGAACTTGAGGGTCAGGTGAAAGAGAGGAAGGAGTGGGCCCACCAGAAAGCAATGCAAGCTGCTAGAAAGCTCGGCAATGATCTCACGGAGCTCAAAACGTTGAGAATGGAGAGGGAAGAAACACAAATTTTGAAGAAGGGTAAACAGGCTCTTGATGACCCTTATATGAAGAGGCACTCAGAGATGGAGAATGCTCTTAGGAAAGCAAGCGGTCAAGTTGATCGTGCAAATGCAGCTGTGAGACGGCTTGAAACTGAGAATGCTGAGATCAGGGCAGAGATGGAAGCTTCCAAGTTGAGTGCATCAGAGTCGGTCACAACCTGCTTGGAGGTtgcaaaaagggagaaaaagtgCCTGAAGAGGCTTCTGGCATGGGAAAAACAGAAGGCCAAATTGCAGGAGGAGGTTGCTGAGGAGAAACAGAAGATTTCCCAGTTACAACAGCAGTTGCTTCTGATCAAGGGGACTCACAAAGAAACTGAT TGGAAGTGGAGGCAAGAGTTGAAGGCTAAAGAGCTGGCCCTCGCTCAGGCAGAGGAGGAAAGGAGATCCAAGGATGCAGCTGAGGTTAGTGTTAAAAGAAAGCGGGAAGCCTTACAACGTAAAATAGAGATTGACTTCCAGCGCCATAAGGATGATATTCAAAGGCTGGAACAGGAACTCTCTCGCCTCAAAGCATCAGAAGAATCTACTCAGCTTAATTGTTCATCAAATACCTCATGCACAGGAGACTATGAATCAGCAAAGTCCCAGAAAGAACTAAGTGCAAGAATGCTTCAAGAACTGAACAAATTGCAAGATTCTTCAGACAAGGAGGATAACTTCGACAGGGGGTGCTTTATTTGCATGAAGGATGAAGTTTCGGTTGTTTTCCTGCCATGTGCTCATCAAGTGCTGTGTGCCAATTGCAATGAGGAATATTTCAAGAAGACCAAAGCTACTTGTCCATGTTGCCGTGTTCAGATTGAACAGAGAATCCGTGTTTATGGTGCAAGCTCCTAG
- the LOC122082650 gene encoding MND1-interacting protein 1-like isoform X2 has product MGCTVREKHLGSSRKSRSMKLDIDNHHPDRAGLAATLHEFGLKIPDHRFSDDGEHHRNPNLNLSSNYDEGGWGYCTEDQLEELLLKNLEFLYNEAIAKLVALGYDEDVALKAILCNGHCYGSMDVLTNILHNSLAYLNSSCSSNNGNSDEPESLFVDLRQLEEYSLAGMVCLLQQVRPHLSKGDAMWCLLMSDLHVGRASTMEIPVLPTSNADSSPTIGDAETVNNHTIGISPGLCKFHGGWGYGGGGSCDVPVYGGFASCFGTTLTKDIECPKRFNLSPSMKSLLKRNVAMFAAGFRANTKATMVQTQVQSQSCPSSLSNAEPTGVVSGSEVQSEYLEEPQDLQNSDVVNSVLSSLGNLSLDDKPDGGSVDQKNEVILNLIHQIRELEGQVKERKEWAHQKAMQAARKLGNDLTELKTLRMEREETQILKKGKQALDDPYMKRHSEMENALRKASGQVDRANAAVRRLETENAEIRAEMEASKLSASESVTTCLEVAKREKKCLKRLLAWEKQKAKLQEEVAEEKQKISQLQQQLLLIKGTHKETDWKWRQELKAKELALAQAEEERRSKDAAEVSVKRKREALQRKIEIDFQRHKDDIQRLEQELSRLKASEESTQLNCSSNTSCTGDYESAKSQKELSARMLQELNKLQDSSDKEDNFDRGCFICMKDEVSVVFLPCAHQVLCANCNEEYFKKTKATCPCCRVQIEQRIRVYGASS; this is encoded by the exons ATGGGCTGCACTGTAAGAGAGAAGCATCTTGGAAGCAGTCGGAAATCTCGATCGATGAAACTTGATATCGATAACCATCATCCGGACAGAGCCGGGCTAGCCGCTACCTTGCATGAATTCGGCCTGAAAATACCTGATCATAGGTTCTCCGATGATGGTGAACACCACAGAAATCCTAATCTTAATCTTAGCTCTAATTACGATGAGGGTGGTTGGGGTTACTGTACTGAAGACCAATTAGAAGAACTACTGTtgaagaatcttgaatttttatataatgAAGCTATTGCGAAACTAGTTGCCCTTGGATATGATGAAGATGTTGCCTTGAAAGCAATCCTCTGTAATGGGCATTGCTATGGTAGCATGGATGTTCTAACAAACATCCTCCACAACTCACTTGCTTATCTGAATAGCAGCTGTAGCAGTAACAATGGTAATTCTGATGAACCTGAATCGCTTTTTGTGGATTTGAGGCAACTTGAAGAGTACTCTTTGGCGGGTATGGTCTGCCTGCTTCAGCAGGTTCGACCACATTTGAGTAAAGGGGATGCTATGTGGTGTCTCCTCATGAGTGATCTCCATGTGGGCAGAGCTAGCACCATGGAGATCCCAGTCCTGCCTACCTCTAATGCTGATAGTAGTCCTACTATTGGTGATGCTGAAACTGTAAATAATCACACCATTGGGATTTCCCCTGGGCTCTGTAAATTTCATGGAGGTTGGGGTTATGGAGGTGGAGGATCTTGTGATGTTCCTGTTTATGGGGGGTTCGCTTCATGTTTTGGAACTACATTGACAAAAGATATTGAGTGTCCGAAAAGGTTTAATCTATCCCCATCGATGAAGTCTCTGTTGAAAAGGAATGTTGCGATGTTTGCAGCAGGATTCCGGGCCAACACAAAAGCAACTATGGTACAAACTCAGGTGCAGTCACAGTCTTGTCCTAGCTCTTTGTCAAATGCTGAACCCACGGGGGTTGTATCTGGTTCTGAAGTCCAATCTGAATATCTTGAGGAGCCTCAAGATTTGCAGAACTCGGATGTGGTGAACTCTGTGTTGAGTAGCTTGGGTAACTTGAGTCTTGATGATAAGCCAGATGGTGGCTCAGTTGATCAGAAGAATGAGGTGATCCTGAATCTAATCCATCAGATTAGGGAACTTGAGGGTCAGGTGAAAGAGAGGAAGGAGTGGGCCCACCAGAAAGCAATGCAAGCTGCTAGAAAGCTCGGCAATGATCTCACGGAGCTCAAAACGTTGAGAATGGAGAGGGAAGAAACACAAATTTTGAAGAAGGGTAAACAGGCTCTTGATGACCCTTATATGAAGAGGCACTCAGAGATGGAGAATGCTCTTAGGAAAGCAAGCGGTCAAGTTGATCGTGCAAATGCAGCTGTGAGACGGCTTGAAACTGAGAATGCTGAGATCAGGGCAGAGATGGAAGCTTCCAAGTTGAGTGCATCAGAGTCGGTCACAACCTGCTTGGAGGTtgcaaaaagggagaaaaagtgCCTGAAGAGGCTTCTGGCATGGGAAAAACAGAAGGCCAAATTGCAGGAGGAGGTTGCTGAGGAGAAACAGAAGATTTCCCAGTTACAACAGCAGTTGCTTCTGATCAAGGGGACTCACAAAGAAACTGAT TGGAAGTGGAGGCAAGAGTTGAAGGCTAAAGAGCTGGCCCTCGCTCAGGCAGAGGAGGAAAGGAGATCCAAGGATGCAGCTGAGGTTAGTGTTAAAAGAAAGCGGGAAGCCTTACAACGTAAAATAGAGATTGACTTCCAGCGCCATAAGGATGATATTCAAAGGCTGGAACAGGAACTCTCTCGCCTCAAAGCATCAGAAGAATCTACTCAGCTTAATTGTTCATCAAATACCTCATGCACAGGAGACTATGAATCAGCAAAGTCCCAGAAAGAACTAAGTGCAAGAATGCTTCAAGAACTGAACAAATTGCAAGATTCTTCAGACAAGGAGGATAACTTCGACAGGGGGTGCTTTATTTGCATGAAGGATGAAGTTTCGGTTGTTTTCCTGCCATGTGCTCATCAAGTGCTGTGTGCCAATTGCAATGAGGAATATTTCAAGAAGACCAAAGCTACTTGTCCATGTTGCCGTGTTCAGATTGAACAGAGAATCCGTGTTTATGGTGCAAGCTCCTAG